Within Pseudomonadales bacterium, the genomic segment CCGGATGAACCTTTTACGGCCACATAATCCTGAATTGCCGATGCTGCTTTATCGTAATTTTTTTGTAACAGCGAAATACGCGCCAACTGCCCTAACATCTGGCGTTTATTTTCAGCGGTAATAGCAGGATTTTGCAGCGATTTTTCGATGTATTTGGTGGCTTTATCGTAATCTTTCGAGCCTGCAAAATGCTGTGCTAAAAATTTCTCTGCGCTGGCTTTGGTGGCAGCATCTTGAAAAGTATTGAGATTTTTTTCTAACTCACCCACCGACATACTGACATTTTCTGTCGGCGCCACATCCAAATCGACATACATACGACTGCGGTATTGTTCTTGCGCCAGCAGGGGTGAACCGCTCAGTACGCAGACAAGTAACAAACCTAAACTGAGTGCAGACTTTTGCATCGCAAATCACTTCATTGCAGTTGATGGTTGTTATTGGGGTAATCTTTCCAGAACAACTGAATGCGTTGCGTCAGTTGCACTTTTGCTCTCCTGCCTTGCAAATCGTTGGGATCATAAATCCATCCTTCAACCGCTGCGATAACATTGGCATCAAACAAGCCGGGCGGCTGGCTATCTAAAATGCGTACATTTTCTACTTTGCCCTGCATATTCACCGCAAAAGTGACCAACACCCAGCCGTCTGTTTTACTGTCCCACGCCGCTTTCGGGATATTGGGTTGCCGTGTTCCAAACGGCACAATTTCACGGTAACCCTCTGCACCTTTTTTATCTTCTGCTGCAATTTTTTTCGCCAAATCACGATTGTTATTGCTTGGCCCCGTCCATGTAGAACCGCCGTTGCCATCACCAAAACCGCTACCAAATACGCCGCCGCTGCCGCTTTCCAAAACCACATCATCGAACGAAGGCGCGAACGAAGGAATCGGCGGGCCACCTGCTTTCATTTTTGGCGATGGCACTGGTGCACTGACGGCCAAGGGCGCCATGGTTGGCTCTACAACCGGTTGATTGCTCGGCGTGGGCGCCTGCTCTTCGGGTGGTGGTTCTGGTGGTTTGCTTTCTGGCGGTGGCTGATAAATATCCACGACTACCGCAAGATTACTGGTGTTCACTTTCAATGCATCACCATTTAACAAACGAAACATGAATAAAAATATCAATACCGTCGCCACCATGCTCGCCAATACAGCAAGCGTATAACGCATTGGGGGATTGATATTTTTCACTAACGGCGACATCAGAAACTTATTGCGGAGCGTTCGCTGCAACGGCAATTTTTTCTATGCCCGCTAAACGAATCTGATCCATCACTTGCACCAGCGTGCCTGTGTTAGCGGCACTATCGGATTGCACTACCGCAGCACCTTCTGGATTCTCTGCATGCATACGCGCCATGATGGGGCGCACGGAATGCAAATCCACTTCGCGTTTATCGATCCAAATTTCACCTTTAGCTGTGATCGCCACAAAAATATTGGCGCTCTGCTCAGTGCTGGCACTTTGTGCATTGGGAATATTCACAACGATGCCCGTCGCTTTGACGAAAGTGGTGGTCACAATAAAAAAGATCAACATATTCAGCACAAAATCGAGCATCGGTGTCATGTCGATATACACTTCGGCTTCATCTACATCGTGTCGGCGTGTACGCATAAAAGACTCCGCTCAATTCTTGTTAGTCATGGGTCAACAAATCAGCAAATATTTTTTGCTCGCGCGCCGCCAAATGACGCAACCGCGCTGAAAAATATTGCGCACTTAAAGAGATAACCAAACCCGACATCGTAGGCACCGTGGCGCGATAAACACCCGCCGCAATCGCCTGACTGTTGCCGCCCGTCAGCGTAATGATTTCAAACACGCCGATCATGCCGATCACTGTTCCCATCAAACCCAACAGTGGGCATACAGCAATTAAAGTGCGTATCGTTGATAGCCACGCCTGCAACTGCAATTGCACTTCGCACACCGATTCGCGGCGAATGGCTTTTGCGCGCCACGAAGCGCGATCACTGCGCGCCTGCCATGCCTGTACGCGTTGATTGCGCAAAGCAGGGTAAGCAAAGCGTAGGAAAATAAATCGCTCCACCAGCAACATCCACAACACCAAACACACGGCCAAGAGCGCCCACATCATGGGGCCGCCCAAATTAAAAACGCGTGAGAGGTGCGATGTCAGCGTGTAAAAACTCATGCTGCTGCCTTATGATTTTTGACGCGCAAAACTGGTTTTTTCCATGCTGCGCGCCAAAATACCTGCGCTCTGTTCATCCAAGCGTTGGATCAATGATTTCGCCAAAACAGTCACGATGTTGTGACCAAACAACAAAGGCACCGCCACCAACAAACCGAGCACCGTACACACCAAGGCTTCTGAAATACCTGCTGCCATTAATTTTGGATCACCGCCACCAAACAAACTGATCGCTTCGAAAGTTTTAATCATGCCCGTCACTGTGCCGAGCAGACCAAGCATCGGCGCAATCGCCGCAAACAATTTAATAATATTGTGGCCGTATTCCATCGGCGGCACTTCTTTCAAAATGGCTTCATCCAATTTGTACTGCATGGTTTCTTCATCATCGGCGTGAATATTTCTCACGCTCAACATGATGCGACCCAATGGATTTTTTTCAGATGGCGCATCGCCATTTTCAATTTGTTGCAACACACTGCGGCGCACCCACAACAAATACAGTGTGCGATAGACCGTAACCACCAAACCAATAATGCCGACCACAATCGTCAAATAACCGACCACGCCACCTTGCGCAATGCGTTCACGCATATCGGGCGTGCGTTCCATCATGCCCAACAAGCTGCCGCGCGTAGGATCAACCGGCACCGCAGCCAATTCACCGGCGCTACCTGCAAATTCTTCTGCCATGTTTAAAAAGCGGCTGCTCGGTTGTTTGCTAGGCACCACCCACTCGCTAGTTTCCGGCACATAGCGCAAGAAATCTTTGCCACTGAATGCCGCAAAAGTTCCCACGCGCACAACATCCACTTCGCGCGCTTGACCATTGGCGGCAACAATTTTTCCTTTATAAGCGGCAACTTTGCCTGACTCCGTCATTTCCTGTTGCACTAAAAACCACAAACGCTCCATGTCATCGATGGTGGGCAATGCTTCTGCGTTTGTTAACTTTTTCAATTCTTCTGCGCGCTCTGGAAATTGCGCACTCACCTGTGAATCATTCAATGTCGCCGCATAGTCGCCGGCAAATTGACGATAAATACTGAACACATCGCCCATATCGGTCACGCTTTGCTGCAATTCTTTGCGTAACTTAGCAATCTCTGCATCATTGGCTTCGATCTGCATTTTGGCTGGATTGTTTTTTGCTTGTGCCAAGTAATACGCGGTGCGCGCTTTTTCCAACAAGGCTTGCTGTTCATTGCGTGCTTGCACAAATTCTGCTTCGCGCTGACGATTCAAGGCGCGTTCTTTTTCATGTTCGGCGCGTACTTTGGCGAGCAATTGATCGAGATCGGTGATCTGCTGACCGGCTGTTTGCGCAAACGAGGAAGATACCAATACCGCCGAAAGCAGTGACACCAAAGCGAGAATACTAATTATTCTTTTTTTCATTGCATCAGCTCCTCAGCGCTTCATCGGCAGTGCTAACAACTGCGGCGCTTGTTGGTTGCGCGCAATACGCAAGCCGTGTTTGATGTCTTCGTTGTATTCCTGCGGCAATTCCAACCATTGCTTGTGCGATCTATCCCAATAACCACTGCGCGCGCCGTCCATCGACTGAAAATAAAATTCCGTGCGACCTAAACGCAAAAACTCTACCGTGAGATTTTCGTCGCCTAATTTCAGCTCTCCTTTCCACGCTTCAATACCGCGACCAAATTCCAATTCTTGTTGAAACGCTTCCAATAAAACGCGGTATTTATCTTGCAAAGACAAAGTAGAACTGGAAAGCTGTTGTTTGACTTTGCTCGTGCGCGCTAAACGCTCTTCTTGATGAAAAGGCAAATCCAGTGCCACGAATTGTTCGAGTGCATCACTCATGCTGCGCATCAAAGGCACGATGCGATCCTGAATGGTTTGGCGGCTCGCCATTTGCGTGCGCAAGCTCGCCAACTCTTTATTTTGAGAGGCTAAACGATCCTGCATTTCTTGCGAATACTGTTCTTGGTAATCCACCGTCGCAGTGAGGCGTTTGTACTCCTCCACCATCGACTGCGTTTGCGCCTGCAAATTGGCAATATTTTTTTGCGCCGCCCCCGCTTCGGCGTTGGTGTCTTGCATGGCGGTGACATTGTCTTGCAGGGTTGCGCTGTGTGCCGAAGTAGCGACGATGAGAGCTGCTGCCGCTAACAGGCGCGCAACACCCTGACCCAGCAAATGGGGACGAGAAACATGCATGATCTTAGCCCTAGTGATTTTTATTGGTATTAATTTAATTTTGTAGAGCAACTCTAGCGAAAAAAAATGGCGCGGGATAGCAGCTATTTATCCCTATCCTACGCCATGATTTGTGATATGTCTCACAAATAATCAACGATCCGTTACTTCAATACGATCAACACTCTGGAAACCACGCGGCAATTTATTACCACGACGACCGCGCTCACCGCGATATTCGTCGAAGTCATTGCCTTTCAACACGGTATGCCGTTTGCCGGAATACACCATCAATTGCTGGCCTTTACTCACCACCGCAACAAATTGCAAAAACTCCTCACGCGCTTCTAAACGCGCGGAAGGAATATTCATAATTTTATTGCCTTTACCTTTTGCTAATTCCGGCAATTCGTTCAAAGGAAACACCAACAAACGACCTTCATTGCTAATCGCAATCAACAAATCATTCGCCACATCACGCACTAAACAAGGCGGCAAGACATTGGCTTTTTCCGGCACCGTGAGCAGCGCTTTGCCTGTGCGGTTTTTGCTCTGTAAATCCGCAAGCTTTGCGACAAAACCATAACCGGCATCACTGGCAAGCAATACGCGCTCGTCGTCATTACCCATCAGCATTGACAAGAAAGTTGCGCCAAGCGGTGGCGATAATTTACCCGTCAACGGCTCACCCTGCCCACGCGCCGACGGCAGCGTATGTGCCGCCATCGAATAACTGCGCCCCGTGGAATCCAACAACAACACAGGTTGATTGCTTCTCCCGCGCGCCGCTTGCAAGAAACTATCTCCCGATTTGTAACTCAAGCTCGCTGGATCAATTTCATGCCCTTTCGCAGCACGAATCCAACCTTTTTCTGACAACACCACGGTGACAGGGTCCACACTCAACAAATCCGCTTCAGAAAATGCTTGCGCTTCTGTACGCGCCACCAAAGGTGAACGGCGTGCATCGCCGTGTTGCAGTGCCACTTCCTGCAATTCTTTGCGCAATAAGTTTTTCAGCTTGCGCGGTGATTCCAACAGCGCTTTCAGCTCCGCGCGCTCTTTGGCGAGTGCATCCTGCTCGCCGCGAATTTTCATTTCTTCCAAACGTGCCAACTGACGCAACTTGGTATCGAGTATGTAATCTGTCTGCGCTTCCGTTAAACCAAAACGCGCCATCAGCACCGCTTTCGGTTCTTCTTCGGTGCGAATGATGTGAATGACTTCATCGAGATTGAGGAAAGCAATCAGCAAGCCTTCCAACAAATGCAAACGCTGTTCGACTTTATCCAAACGGTATTGCAAACGACGGCGTACGGTTTCTTGGCGGAACACCAACCATTCACTCAATACCTGCTGTAAGTTTTTCACCGCAGGTCGACCATCCAAACCAATCACATTCATATTGACGCGATAGTTTTTTTCCAGATCTGTCGTCGCAAATAAATGATTCATCAATGCTTCAACATCAATGCGATTTGAACGCGGAATAATCACGATACGCGTTGGATTTTCGTGATCGGATTCGTCACGCAAATCTTCCACCATCGGCAGTTTTTTCGCCTGTATCTGCGCGGCGATTTGCTCGATCACTTTGTTGCCAGACACTTGATGCGGCAGCGCTGTAATGACGATATCGCCATCTTCTTTTTTCCACACCGCGCGCATTTTTAGTGTGCCGCGACCGGTGGCATACATCGCCATCAAATCCTGCACTGGCGTGATAATTTCCGCTTCGGTGGGAAAATCAGGTGCAGGTAAATGCGCGCACAATTCTGCAATGCTCGCGCTTGGGTTATCCAACAAATGTACCGTTGCGGCGATTACTTCGCGCAAATTGTGCGGCGGCACATCGGTGGCCATACCCACCGCAATACCTGTTGTGCCGTTCAATAACAGCGCCGGCACTTTCGCCGGCAACACCGTAGGCTCTTCCAAAGTGCCGTCAAAATTGGGCGTCCAATCTACCGTGCCCTGTTCCAATTCACTCAACAATAAATCGGAAAACGCCGTGAGTTTCGATTCTGTGTAACGCATCGCTGCAAAAGATTTTGGATCATCCGGCGAACCCCAGTTGCCTTGACCATCCACCAGCGGGTATCGAAAAGAAAATGGCTGCGCCATCAACACCATCGCTTCATACGCTGCACTGTCACCGTGCGGATGAAACTTACCAATCACATCACCGACGGTGCGCGCCGACTTTTTGTATTTCGCGCCGGCTTTTAATCCCAATTCGCTCATCGCATACACAATGCGGCGCTGCACAGGTTTCAAACCATCACCGATGTGCGGCAGCGCGCGGTCAAGAATGACATACATGGAATAATTCAAATACGCCTGCTCGGTAAAATGTGCGAGCGGTCGCTGTTCAATATCGCCAAAAAAATTCAATTCTTGTGTCATTCAGTATTTCTCTACATATTTTCTTTCATGAATACAGACGCATCAAGCACACAGCAGTCCACCGCCTCAGGCATCAGCGTTTGCTCTCCTGAGCTGCTTCTTTCTTTCGATCAAGCATGAGCTCATTAGCCAGCGAAACCTCTTCTCCACCCCCTTCTGGCAACGCAGCTTGAAAGTGCGACTGCGCGTACCGAAGGCAAACCAATTTACTGGCTAGCACCAACTCACTATCCCGCTCCTCGCAAATCAGCTCATCACCCAGATTGATATGGAGCTTCTCTCGCAGGTCAGCCGGTATGACAACCCTGCCACCCTGTGACACTTTAACCGCATACATGCCACTTCTCCTTTGATATGCCGTATAACAGAAATGATACCGTCATCTAACTATGCACATATATTGCTAATAAGCATCAATCCGCCAGAATCGTTGCCGTAACTACATCCAACCATGCAGGATGCGACACACCAAACAAACGAATAAAAGCAGGCCAAGCCTTTTTTACTAGCTTTAACATAGCTGGAGGTGCAGCATTTTTTGCCTCCAGCAGAACATCCAAATCGTCCTCGCCTAACACGGTTAACAGGCAAGCGGCTTGCAGCATGTCTTTATCTGATTTTGCTGAAAAAGTGGCAGGGCGCAGCTGTGAAATAGCCAGCTTGTGCCAGCAAAACCGCGCGGGCGACGGCACACGTACCGGCACTAATTGCGATTTACCGATGGCAACGGCATCAATAGTGTCTACTAGTAAATAGTCCAAATACTCCAACGCGATAGCGTGTGCTGCCAACCCCGGAATGGCAACAGTCTGGTACGGCATGTGCTGACGGCTAGCAGCAACCAGAAGATCCAGCTTGATTTCCCTTCCAACTACACGCCAAGAAGAACTAGGCGTCGCATGCCCCAACGCAGGAACTTCTATAAATTTCAAACCAGTGCTTTGCAGCAGACCATGCAGCCCTTCTTCGAGTAAGGGAACAGCAAGCCTAATGCTAGCCGGCTGTGCAACATCCAAATCCTGCGTGGCAACGACTGGTTTCATCGCGTAACCAAGGTGGTTGGAGAGACAACGAAAAGCTCGCGTACCCACCAGTACACCACCTGCTTGGAAGTAACTCGCATTGGCTAGGGCTGCCAACACTATTGCTGCATCATTATCTTCTGCCGCGAGCCCCAACTTACGCAGGTGCTTTGCAGCTCTCTCAATACGCTGCAAATCCTCAATCTGCGCCTGCGCCTGCTGGTGAACCTCGCCGCCTTCAATACCAAGATAGATCGGCGTAAGCGGCTTGCCATTCCCTCCCTGCCGCCGCCACTTGGCGTAACTGCCACCGCGCTCCTTATTTTCCAGAGAAATATGACCTGGCGGCAAAGGGTCAACCCGCTCCTGCGCAAAACCCAGCTCCATAGCAGCAGCAAACTGGTCTTTTGTCATTTGGTCGAAGCGTTTGAAACTAAATGGCTGCTTTCGCATATAGGTACCCATGCACACAATGTTGGGTAATAAATATACTTTATTTTACCCAACAAGCGCAGGCGGCTTGCCCATCACTTTGAGAATTTCCAGCGCTATCAATCGCCTGTCAGACGGCAACGCACGAAAATAGCGGCGTAACAACAAAATTTCCTTTTGTGTTTCTGCCACTTCATCCACATCCAGCCCGTCGGGTATTTCGACACCAACTCCACCGCCCTCAGCAACGGCAAAAATGGAAGATAACGGTGCTTGCAGTGCATCAGATAACCGAATCAGTAAATCAAGTGAAGGCTGTCGATTTCCATTTTCTATACGCGACAAGTAACCAGCATCCGCATCAATAGCCGCCGCCAGAGTTTCTTGAGTCAACCCTTTTTGTTTGCGAATGATGTGAATAGCGTACCCAATGTCCATCTGGGCATTTTGTGGCGGGCTTTGCCTAGTTGGCAGTTACATATTGGCATATTTGATTTAATTATGCCTTTAAGACACAATTTAAAGAAGATGATAAGAAGCAGAATATGTCCGACACAATACTAACTGGGATATTTGCTCTAGCTGGAACGATGATTGGCGGTCTACTTACTTACATGGCTGCCAGAGTTGACCACCGCTGGAAGAGAGCTAAAAAGCATATCGGGCAGCTATGCGATCAAGTCACCTCTTACTATCAATTAGAGCAGATTTATAAAGAAGAACTTGCTCAACTAGACCCGCAGAAACGCAGCCCTAAGACAATCATGGAAGACATGCGATCCAGAGTTTCACAGTCTGGTGAATACGAACGACCAATGATGACGAGCTTAGCAGCAAATAAAATTCGTCAAGAATGGCTATAACAAAATAAAAAATAACACCCAGTCAATCTCTAAAATAGGAGCAATTATCGAAAAACAACAAAAAAATCAACAAGAAAACGAAAAATCCAAACTATAACTTTCCATCACAAAAACACACTGAGAACATCAAAATGAAAGCTATTTCTATAATTGCACTGATTTTTGCATCCATTGCCATGCTGATCCCTGTAGGAGGGCCGTACATTGCTATTTTTTGTAGTCTACTTGCGATGATTTCATTCAGATGGGAACCCACACTATCTGGAATTACTTTTGGAATAAACATACTAAATACGGCATTTCTTTCTCCCAGCCTTGTAGTTGCCGGCGCAGCAGTTAAGGCCGCGCCAGCCATAACCGCTTCGGCCACTGCCTTACAAGCCGGACTAAATGGAGTCGACCCCAATGCTGCTACTGCTGTCACATCGGCAGCGGCAGCAGGAGACAAGCCCAGCTTATATGCCATATTTATTGGGCTACATATAGCAGCATTTGTAGTGGCTGTACTTATTCGATTGATTGCTGGTTCGCCAAAAAACAAAGAGGCAACATGAGCTCATCAAAAAATTACTGCATGCATAGATAAGGATTCATAATGAAAGAAATACTCTTCATCAGCACTCTAGTTTTTTCATGTACCGCATTTGCGCAAAACAAAATCCCAGT encodes:
- a CDS encoding helix-turn-helix domain-containing protein; translated protein: MDIGYAIHIIRKQKGLTQETLAAAIDADAGYLSRIENGNRQPSLDLLIRLSDALQAPLSSIFAVAEGGGVGVEIPDGLDVDEVAETQKEILLLRRYFRALPSDRRLIALEILKVMGKPPALVG
- a CDS encoding DUF3450 domain-containing protein is translated as MHVSRPHLLGQGVARLLAAAALIVATSAHSATLQDNVTAMQDTNAEAGAAQKNIANLQAQTQSMVEEYKRLTATVDYQEQYSQEMQDRLASQNKELASLRTQMASRQTIQDRIVPLMRSMSDALEQFVALDLPFHQEERLARTSKVKQQLSSSTLSLQDKYRVLLEAFQQELEFGRGIEAWKGELKLGDENLTVEFLRLGRTEFYFQSMDGARSGYWDRSHKQWLELPQEYNEDIKHGLRIARNQQAPQLLALPMKR
- a CDS encoding MotA/TolQ/ExbB proton channel family protein; protein product: MSFYTLTSHLSRVFNLGGPMMWALLAVCLVLWMLLVERFIFLRFAYPALRNQRVQAWQARSDRASWRAKAIRRESVCEVQLQLQAWLSTIRTLIAVCPLLGLMGTVIGMIGVFEIITLTGGNSQAIAAGVYRATVPTMSGLVISLSAQYFSARLRHLAAREQKIFADLLTHD
- a CDS encoding biopolymer transporter ExbD, which gives rise to MRTRRHDVDEAEVYIDMTPMLDFVLNMLIFFIVTTTFVKATGIVVNIPNAQSASTEQSANIFVAITAKGEIWIDKREVDLHSVRPIMARMHAENPEGAAVVQSDSAANTGTLVQVMDQIRLAGIEKIAVAANAPQ
- a CDS encoding AbrB/MazE/SpoVT family DNA-binding domain-containing protein: MYAVKVSQGGRVVIPADLREKLHINLGDELICEERDSELVLASKLVCLRYAQSHFQAALPEGGGEEVSLANELMLDRKKEAAQESKR
- the parC gene encoding DNA topoisomerase IV subunit A, with translation MTQELNFFGDIEQRPLAHFTEQAYLNYSMYVILDRALPHIGDGLKPVQRRIVYAMSELGLKAGAKYKKSARTVGDVIGKFHPHGDSAAYEAMVLMAQPFSFRYPLVDGQGNWGSPDDPKSFAAMRYTESKLTAFSDLLLSELEQGTVDWTPNFDGTLEEPTVLPAKVPALLLNGTTGIAVGMATDVPPHNLREVIAATVHLLDNPSASIAELCAHLPAPDFPTEAEIITPVQDLMAMYATGRGTLKMRAVWKKEDGDIVITALPHQVSGNKVIEQIAAQIQAKKLPMVEDLRDESDHENPTRIVIIPRSNRIDVEALMNHLFATTDLEKNYRVNMNVIGLDGRPAVKNLQQVLSEWLVFRQETVRRRLQYRLDKVEQRLHLLEGLLIAFLNLDEVIHIIRTEEEPKAVLMARFGLTEAQTDYILDTKLRQLARLEEMKIRGEQDALAKERAELKALLESPRKLKNLLRKELQEVALQHGDARRSPLVARTEAQAFSEADLLSVDPVTVVLSEKGWIRAAKGHEIDPASLSYKSGDSFLQAARGRSNQPVLLLDSTGRSYSMAAHTLPSARGQGEPLTGKLSPPLGATFLSMLMGNDDERVLLASDAGYGFVAKLADLQSKNRTGKALLTVPEKANVLPPCLVRDVANDLLIAISNEGRLLVFPLNELPELAKGKGNKIMNIPSARLEAREEFLQFVAVVSKGQQLMVYSGKRHTVLKGNDFDEYRGERGRRGNKLPRGFQSVDRIEVTDR
- a CDS encoding MotA/TolQ/ExbB proton channel family protein; protein product: MKKRIISILALVSLLSAVLVSSSFAQTAGQQITDLDQLLAKVRAEHEKERALNRQREAEFVQARNEQQALLEKARTAYYLAQAKNNPAKMQIEANDAEIAKLRKELQQSVTDMGDVFSIYRQFAGDYAATLNDSQVSAQFPERAEELKKLTNAEALPTIDDMERLWFLVQQEMTESGKVAAYKGKIVAANGQAREVDVVRVGTFAAFSGKDFLRYVPETSEWVVPSKQPSSRFLNMAEEFAGSAGELAAVPVDPTRGSLLGMMERTPDMRERIAQGGVVGYLTIVVGIIGLVVTVYRTLYLLWVRRSVLQQIENGDAPSEKNPLGRIMLSVRNIHADDEETMQYKLDEAILKEVPPMEYGHNIIKLFAAIAPMLGLLGTVTGMIKTFEAISLFGGGDPKLMAAGISEALVCTVLGLLVAVPLLFGHNIVTVLAKSLIQRLDEQSAGILARSMEKTSFARQKS
- a CDS encoding GSU2403 family nucleotidyltransferase fold protein, which produces MRKQPFSFKRFDQMTKDQFAAAMELGFAQERVDPLPPGHISLENKERGGSYAKWRRQGGNGKPLTPIYLGIEGGEVHQQAQAQIEDLQRIERAAKHLRKLGLAAEDNDAAIVLAALANASYFQAGGVLVGTRAFRCLSNHLGYAMKPVVATQDLDVAQPASIRLAVPLLEEGLHGLLQSTGLKFIEVPALGHATPSSSWRVVGREIKLDLLVAASRQHMPYQTVAIPGLAAHAIALEYLDYLLVDTIDAVAIGKSQLVPVRVPSPARFCWHKLAISQLRPATFSAKSDKDMLQAACLLTVLGEDDLDVLLEAKNAAPPAMLKLVKKAWPAFIRLFGVSHPAWLDVVTATILAD
- a CDS encoding TonB family protein, coding for MSPLVKNINPPMRYTLAVLASMVATVLIFLFMFRLLNGDALKVNTSNLAVVVDIYQPPPESKPPEPPPEEQAPTPSNQPVVEPTMAPLAVSAPVPSPKMKAGGPPIPSFAPSFDDVVLESGSGGVFGSGFGDGNGGSTWTGPSNNNRDLAKKIAAEDKKGAEGYREIVPFGTRQPNIPKAAWDSKTDGWVLVTFAVNMQGKVENVRILDSQPPGLFDANVIAAVEGWIYDPNDLQGRRAKVQLTQRIQLFWKDYPNNNHQLQ